Proteins found in one Methylophilaceae bacterium genomic segment:
- a CDS encoding adenosylcobalamin-dependent ribonucleoside-diphosphate reductase → MLKAVEQSKKSSAQDSVNDSKDIPIQSVSLDIWDKKYCLKTKNGEPVDKNMDDSYSRVARALADVETTEEKQQHWHEKFLWALRHGAIPAGRITSNAGALEHKPATSTINCTVSGVVEDSMDNILDKVHEAGLTLKAGCGIGYEFSTLRPKGAFVAGAGAHTSGPLSFMDIYDKMCFTVSSAGGRRGAQMATFDISHPDVTDFIKAKREDGRLRQFNLSCLITKEFMEAVKADAEWKLAFPVTEKEAIVDGLDTNNAEQVVWREWPIKGKYLTKEKGVDAGKVACRVYKTIKARNLWNVIMSSTYDFAEPGFILIDRVNEMNNNWFCENIRATNPCGEQPLPPYGACLLGSVNLTKFVKKPFTDEAYFDWAEYKEVVAIFTRMLDNVVEINGLPLEKQREEIARKRRHGMGYLGLGSTLTMMKQKYGDEASLKFTEEVTRVMAEVGWEVGVQLAEEKGPAPIMDEKFVVTADMLAKRPEMAADGIKVGNKIAGKVLLGKYSRYMQQFPVGLRNQIADKGVRFTHHSSIAPTGTISLSLANNASNGIEPSFAHHYNRNVIREGKKSKEKVDVFSFELLAYRELINPKAMPFGQSEEEKLPDYFMDSSNIKAKAHVDIQAAAQKWIDSSISKTINVPTDYDFEDFKNIYLYAYDKGLKGCTTFRFNPEAFQGVLVTEKDLENTTYKFTLDDGTEIEAKGNEEIEYDGEIHSAANLYDALKEGYYGKF, encoded by the coding sequence CAACGATAGTAAAGACATTCCAATCCAATCCGTTTCTTTGGATATCTGGGATAAAAAATATTGCCTTAAAACCAAAAATGGTGAGCCAGTTGATAAAAACATGGATGATTCTTACTCGCGAGTGGCACGTGCCTTGGCGGATGTAGAAACCACTGAAGAAAAACAACAACATTGGCATGAAAAGTTTTTATGGGCGTTGCGCCATGGCGCTATTCCTGCTGGTCGTATTACCTCAAACGCGGGTGCGCTAGAGCACAAGCCAGCCACTTCTACCATTAACTGTACCGTTTCTGGCGTGGTAGAAGACAGCATGGATAATATTTTAGATAAAGTACACGAGGCTGGTTTAACGCTTAAAGCAGGTTGCGGCATCGGCTACGAATTCTCTACGCTAAGACCAAAAGGCGCATTTGTTGCAGGCGCTGGCGCACATACCAGCGGCCCTTTATCTTTTATGGATATCTACGACAAAATGTGTTTCACCGTGTCATCTGCGGGTGGTCGTCGAGGTGCGCAAATGGCAACGTTTGATATTAGCCATCCAGATGTTACCGATTTTATTAAAGCCAAACGTGAAGATGGTCGTTTGCGTCAATTCAACCTTTCATGTCTCATTACCAAAGAGTTTATGGAAGCGGTTAAAGCTGATGCTGAATGGAAGCTGGCTTTTCCAGTGACAGAAAAAGAGGCCATTGTTGATGGTTTAGACACCAATAATGCGGAACAAGTGGTATGGCGCGAATGGCCAATTAAAGGCAAATACCTCACCAAAGAAAAAGGCGTTGATGCAGGTAAAGTTGCTTGCCGTGTTTACAAAACCATTAAAGCGCGCAATTTGTGGAATGTGATTATGTCTAGCACATACGATTTTGCAGAGCCTGGTTTTATCTTGATTGATCGCGTCAATGAAATGAACAACAACTGGTTCTGCGAAAACATCCGCGCAACCAATCCGTGTGGCGAGCAACCATTGCCACCTTACGGCGCTTGTTTACTAGGCTCGGTTAATCTAACCAAGTTTGTTAAAAAACCATTCACCGATGAAGCTTATTTTGATTGGGCAGAATATAAAGAAGTGGTTGCTATCTTCACTAGAATGCTGGATAACGTCGTCGAAATTAACGGATTACCACTCGAAAAACAACGTGAAGAAATTGCCCGTAAACGCCGTCATGGCATGGGTTATTTGGGTTTAGGTTCAACCTTAACCATGATGAAGCAAAAATATGGCGATGAAGCCTCACTTAAATTTACAGAAGAAGTGACCCGCGTCATGGCAGAAGTAGGCTGGGAAGTTGGCGTGCAACTAGCAGAAGAAAAAGGCCCAGCGCCTATTATGGATGAGAAATTTGTTGTCACAGCAGACATGCTCGCTAAACGTCCAGAAATGGCGGCAGATGGTATTAAAGTGGGTAACAAAATTGCAGGTAAAGTATTGCTGGGTAAATATAGTCGCTATATGCAGCAGTTCCCAGTTGGCTTGCGTAACCAAATTGCAGACAAAGGCGTGCGCTTTACCCACCATAGTTCAATCGCGCCAACAGGCACCATTTCATTGTCATTAGCCAATAACGCCAGCAACGGCATTGAGCCAAGTTTTGCCCATCACTACAACCGTAACGTAATTCGTGAAGGTAAAAAATCGAAAGAGAAAGTCGATGTGTTCTCATTCGAGCTATTGGCTTACCGCGAATTGATTAATCCAAAAGCCATGCCGTTTGGTCAGTCAGAAGAAGAAAAATTGCCCGATTACTTTATGGACTCCTCTAATATTAAAGCCAAAGCGCATGTGGATATTCAAGCTGCCGCACAAAAATGGATTGATAGCTCCATCTCAAAAACCATTAACGTGCCAACCGATTATGATTTTGAAGATTTCAAAAACATCTATCTATACGCATACGACAAAGGCTTAAAAGGTTGCACCACCTTCCGTTTTAACCCAGAAGCATTCCAAGGCGTGTTGGTGACAGAGAAAGATTTAGAAAACACCACTTATAAATTTACGCTAGATGACGGCACTGAAATTGAAGCCAAGGGTAATGAAGAGATTGAGTATGATGGGGAGATTCATAGTGCAGCCAACTTGTACGATGCTCTAAAAGAGGGATACTACGGCAAATTTTAA